A genomic segment from Nodosilinea sp. PGN35 encodes:
- a CDS encoding efflux RND transporter permease subunit has translation MNLFYRNRQLLLLTLVLIVVWGLSAFLTLPRLEDPEIVQRFARVTTFLPGATPERVETLVTEKIEDRLFELEEIESLRSTSGAGISVITVELKDTIADVAPVWAKVRSKVDDAVAELPAEATVPEYADSSTKASALIVGLTWTRDDAPNYAILGRLAAALEDRLRAIPGTETVDVFGEPDEEIRVDVAATELSRLGLSAAGLSQQIAASDAKVAAGQFRSARAEFLLEVNSSLSTLEQIRAIPIAAGGDGQVARLGDIATVTKGVQDPPSDLALVNGHGAIALSARVESAQRVDQWAVQAKTVLDAFRRELPDGLDLQVVLDQSQYVQQRLNGVIGNLILGSLLVIGVSLMMLGWKSALLVGLALPLTTLMVFGTMKVLGVPLHQMSVTGVIIALGLLIDNAIIAVDEVQGRLRAGTAPGEAVAQTVRHLLVPLLASTLTTVLAFVPIATSPGGVGEFIGTIGLTVILALLSSLALSLTVIVSLVGRLHQWNPLPIAWGWWQHGFANDALANGYRQTLRAVLRRPWLGVGLSLMLPVMGFAVFATLPQQFFPPTNRNQFQIEFELPTQVPLAITQRQVQQARELALAHPEIDDVHWFMGRSAPPFFYNVLDNRRNAQNYAQGIVHLSSTNHIRETIRTLQTELDAAFPQAQVLVKQLEQGPPFDAPIELRVYGSDLAGLRAVGDRLRAELAQVPDVVHTRATLTEALPKLALTVDEAQARRLGLDNQAIAGQLNAALDGRTGGSVLDGSRDIPVRVRVPTEQQGDLGAIAALDIVTAGGQMPLDAIAALDLVPDIASISRRNGQRINTVQGFITAGSLPSAVLAAFQTRLAEQSFELPPGYRIEYGGEADARGTAVGNLLSTVGVLMILMTATLVLSFNSFGLAALIGTVAILSVGLAALALKLFGSIFGFTAILGTLGLIGLAINDSIVVLAALREHPEARLGHPQAVEDVVFHATRHVIATTVTTIVGFVPLMLDPTGFWPPLAIAIAGGLGGATLLALYYIPSVYRLLSYRRPSPAAQTFANPAFPKL, from the coding sequence ATGAACCTCTTCTACCGCAACCGCCAGCTCCTGCTGCTCACCCTGGTGCTGATCGTCGTCTGGGGGCTGTCGGCCTTTCTCACCCTGCCGCGCCTAGAAGACCCGGAGATCGTGCAGCGCTTTGCCCGCGTCACCACCTTTTTGCCGGGGGCAACGCCGGAGCGGGTCGAGACCCTGGTGACGGAGAAGATCGAGGATCGGCTGTTTGAGCTAGAGGAAATTGAGTCGCTGCGATCGACCAGCGGCGCTGGCATTTCGGTCATTACCGTGGAGCTGAAGGACACCATTGCCGACGTGGCCCCGGTGTGGGCCAAGGTGCGCAGCAAGGTGGATGACGCGGTGGCCGAACTGCCCGCCGAAGCCACGGTGCCCGAGTACGCCGACAGCTCCACCAAGGCCAGCGCCCTGATTGTGGGCCTTACCTGGACGCGGGATGATGCGCCCAACTACGCGATCCTGGGGCGGCTGGCGGCGGCCCTGGAGGATCGCCTGCGGGCCATTCCCGGCACGGAGACGGTGGATGTCTTTGGCGAGCCTGACGAAGAGATTCGAGTGGATGTGGCGGCGACGGAGCTGTCGCGGCTGGGGCTGTCGGCGGCGGGGCTCTCCCAGCAGATTGCCGCCAGCGATGCCAAGGTGGCGGCGGGGCAGTTTCGCAGTGCCAGGGCTGAATTTTTGCTGGAGGTCAACAGCAGCCTCAGCACCCTGGAGCAGATCCGCGCCATCCCCATCGCCGCCGGAGGTGACGGCCAGGTGGCGCGGTTGGGGGACATCGCCACCGTCACCAAAGGGGTACAAGACCCGCCGAGCGATCTGGCCCTGGTGAATGGCCACGGGGCGATCGCCCTCTCGGCCAGGGTTGAGTCGGCCCAGCGGGTTGACCAGTGGGCGGTGCAGGCTAAGACCGTGCTCGATGCCTTTCGCCGCGAACTGCCCGACGGACTGGATCTCCAGGTGGTGCTCGACCAGAGCCAGTACGTGCAGCAGCGGCTGAACGGGGTGATTGGCAACCTGATTTTGGGTTCGCTGCTGGTGATTGGCGTCTCGCTGATGATGTTGGGCTGGAAGTCGGCCCTGCTGGTGGGGCTGGCCCTGCCCCTGACCACTCTGATGGTGTTTGGCACCATGAAGGTGCTCGGTGTACCGCTGCACCAGATGTCGGTGACGGGGGTGATTATTGCTCTGGGGCTGCTGATCGACAACGCCATCATTGCCGTAGATGAGGTGCAGGGGCGGCTGCGGGCGGGCACTGCGCCGGGGGAGGCCGTGGCCCAGACGGTGCGCCACCTGCTGGTGCCGCTGCTGGCCTCGACCCTGACAACGGTGCTGGCCTTTGTCCCCATTGCCACGTCACCGGGGGGCGTGGGCGAATTTATTGGCACCATTGGCCTGACGGTGATCTTGGCGCTGCTGAGCTCACTGGCGCTGTCGCTGACGGTGATTGTCTCGCTGGTGGGACGGCTGCACCAGTGGAACCCGCTGCCCATCGCCTGGGGCTGGTGGCAGCACGGCTTTGCCAACGACGCCCTGGCCAACGGCTATCGGCAAACGCTGCGGGCGGTGCTGCGGCGACCCTGGCTGGGCGTTGGCCTGTCGCTCATGCTGCCGGTGATGGGCTTTGCGGTATTTGCCACCCTCCCCCAGCAGTTCTTTCCGCCCACCAACCGCAACCAGTTTCAGATTGAGTTTGAGCTGCCCACCCAGGTGCCGCTGGCTATCACCCAGCGCCAAGTTCAGCAGGCGCGGGAGCTGGCCCTGGCCCACCCCGAGATCGACGATGTGCACTGGTTTATGGGCCGCAGCGCGCCGCCCTTTTTCTACAACGTGCTCGACAACCGTCGCAATGCCCAAAACTACGCCCAGGGCATTGTGCACCTGAGCAGCACCAATCATATTCGAGAGACAATCCGAACCCTCCAAACTGAGCTAGATGCGGCCTTTCCCCAGGCCCAGGTGCTGGTGAAGCAGCTGGAGCAGGGGCCACCCTTCGACGCCCCCATTGAGCTGCGGGTCTACGGCTCAGACTTGGCGGGGCTGCGGGCAGTGGGCGATCGCCTCCGGGCTGAGCTGGCCCAGGTGCCCGACGTGGTGCACACCCGCGCCACCCTGACCGAGGCCCTGCCCAAGCTGGCCCTCACGGTGGATGAAGCCCAGGCCCGCCGCCTGGGGCTCGACAACCAGGCCATTGCCGGGCAGCTCAATGCCGCTCTCGACGGGCGCACGGGCGGTTCGGTGCTGGATGGCAGCCGCGACATTCCGGTGCGGGTGCGGGTACCGACAGAGCAGCAGGGCGACCTGGGGGCAATCGCCGCCCTCGATATCGTCACCGCCGGGGGGCAGATGCCCCTCGATGCGATCGCCGCCCTCGACCTAGTGCCCGACATCGCCAGCATCAGCCGCCGCAACGGCCAGCGGATCAACACGGTACAGGGGTTCATCACCGCTGGGTCGCTGCCCAGCGCGGTGCTGGCTGCCTTTCAAACACGGTTGGCCGAGCAGAGTTTTGAGCTGCCCCCCGGCTACCGCATTGAGTACGGCGGCGAAGCCGATGCCAGGGGGACAGCGGTAGGCAATCTGCTCTCCACCGTCGGCGTACTGATGATTCTCATGACCGCCACGCTGGTGCTGTCGTTCAATTCCTTTGGGCTGGCGGCGCTGATCGGTACCGTGGCGATTCTCTCCGTGGGTCTTGCCGCCCTGGCGCTGAAGCTGTTTGGCTCAATTTTTGGCTTCACCGCCATCCTGGGCACCCTGGGGCTGATTGGTCTGGCGATCAACGACTCGATTGTGGTGCTGGCTGCCCTGCGCGAACACCCCGAAGCCCGGTTGGGCCATCCCCAGGCAGTCGAAGATGTGGTATTTCACGCCACCCGCCACGTAATCGCAACGACGGTGACCACCATCGTCGGCTTTGTGCCGCTAATGCTCGACCCGACGGGGTTTTGGCCGCCGCTGGCGATCGCGATCGCAGGCGGTCTCGGCGGCGCGACCCTGCTGGCGCTCTACTACATTCCGTCGGTCTACCGGCTGCTCAGCTACCGTCGCCCGTCACCAGCAGCTCAAACTTTTGCAAACCCAGCTTTTCCTAAACTGTAG
- a CDS encoding SGNH/GDSL hydrolase family protein encodes MYSSYQYKKKASRRRLRFVLFLLLLIGIPVGIEFLTRLVAQATGTSDRFTANPTSDIVNSYHLRFVSREGQPYAGLPNDGKLNAVRDPLLGYRLVGNQQSSFWQINDSGFRDEEAVPSTKAAGEIRIFVLGGSTAFGQLSSNNQTTFASKLETRLNDQVAQQRANPSQFQPSALPFRADQVQAALALPPRIRDGQYRVVNAAVPGYASGNELAMLTQRIAAYNPDFVVVVGGYADLMLPSTDRGSDVPGLEQYLTGGSQSLRAQLSEQTQDWFNQLYVVQGIRRYGLQRQQTEPRLAEPLNLYAPTIESTLRDRLPVNQADLEQRLERYGRHVRQMVNWAAANQKRLIIGIEPEISTRRPEALTPEESAILAELDNAYLEQMRIGFAELATIAKQASQQSANAQVLDFYPIYENFAGQAFQSPIGLTDEAYTLMSDRLYEAISSQVALQPQPYGF; translated from the coding sequence ATGTACAGCAGTTACCAATACAAGAAGAAAGCATCCCGTCGCCGTTTGCGGTTTGTACTGTTTCTTCTATTGCTAATTGGCATTCCTGTTGGCATCGAATTTTTGACCCGGTTGGTGGCTCAGGCCACCGGCACTAGCGATCGCTTCACCGCCAATCCCACATCCGATATTGTCAACTCCTATCACCTACGGTTTGTCAGTCGAGAGGGCCAACCCTACGCTGGTTTACCAAACGACGGCAAGCTTAACGCAGTGCGAGATCCCCTACTGGGTTATCGATTGGTAGGCAACCAACAGAGCAGTTTTTGGCAAATTAACGACAGTGGATTTCGAGACGAAGAAGCCGTACCCAGCACCAAAGCAGCCGGGGAAATCAGAATTTTTGTCCTCGGTGGCTCAACAGCCTTTGGCCAGCTGAGCTCCAACAATCAGACCACCTTCGCCAGCAAATTAGAAACTCGCCTCAACGATCAGGTTGCCCAACAGCGAGCTAACCCTAGCCAGTTTCAGCCCAGCGCACTACCCTTTCGGGCTGACCAGGTGCAAGCAGCCCTGGCGCTGCCGCCGCGCATTCGCGATGGGCAATACCGAGTCGTCAACGCCGCCGTACCCGGCTACGCATCGGGCAATGAGCTGGCCATGCTAACCCAGCGGATTGCCGCTTACAACCCAGACTTTGTCGTAGTCGTCGGAGGCTATGCCGACCTGATGCTACCCAGCACTGACCGAGGCAGCGATGTGCCCGGGCTAGAACAATATTTGACCGGCGGAAGTCAGTCCCTGAGGGCGCAGCTGAGCGAGCAGACGCAGGACTGGTTCAATCAACTCTACGTGGTGCAGGGCATTAGGCGCTACGGTCTACAACGGCAGCAGACAGAACCTCGCTTGGCAGAGCCGCTCAACCTCTATGCTCCTACTATTGAGTCTACCCTCCGCGATCGCCTACCCGTTAACCAAGCTGACCTTGAACAGCGCCTTGAGCGCTACGGTCGCCATGTACGACAAATGGTGAACTGGGCAGCAGCCAATCAAAAGCGCCTAATTATTGGTATTGAGCCTGAAATCTCAACCCGTCGGCCAGAAGCTCTAACCCCAGAAGAATCGGCAATTTTAGCCGAGCTAGACAATGCTTACCTAGAGCAAATGCGCATCGGCTTTGCAGAATTAGCCACCATTGCCAAGCAGGCAAGTCAGCAATCGGCCAATGCTCAAGTCCTAGATTTCTATCCAATTTACGAAAACTTTGCTGGGCAGGCTTTTCAAAGCCCCATCGG